In one window of Spartinivicinus marinus DNA:
- a CDS encoding glycerol-3-phosphate dehydrogenase/oxidase — MMPVSKWLETKSITRQQRWHQLQHHQSIEVAVIGGGITGAAIFRELARYGVKVVLFEQGDFASGTSSRSSKLIHGGLRYLGKGQLSLAFQSIRARQWLKQQLPGLVEPLHFMIPHYQGNFPGQHSFGWLLKIYDSLAKESQAYSLSAHQVLTRQPLVNLQGLQGGSVFTDCISDDARLVMRLMTEGEADGGIALNYTKVTSIQQGRGGVTLEVQDAVSKQSTSLAVKAVANAVGAWVNGHDYQQPSLYRIRPLRGSHVLIPGWRLPVSGALSFFHPEDRRPIFIIPWQGATVIGTTDVDHTAPLTNDLAITSSEIDYLLSACNQLLPELQLTHYDIQASWSGVRPVLAGKDKDAPSALSREHVLWRRGAIVNVTGGKLTTFKSIAEQALALLRESVQLPVSPVNPHWFRQVTRQPLLPFTQLSFTTQQRLYGTYGTWLSLWPLQNKRSLQQFAPAPTLYAELEWILQQEQVVHLDDLLLRRTRIGLLCPLGGSHWLSELKPLCCQWLGWNEAKWQAEVDRYLTIWQQSYSHPELLAEVA, encoded by the coding sequence ATGATGCCTGTCAGCAAATGGCTTGAAACAAAATCAATTACCCGGCAACAGCGGTGGCATCAGCTGCAACATCATCAATCGATTGAGGTGGCCGTTATTGGTGGCGGTATTACGGGAGCCGCTATTTTTCGCGAGTTAGCGCGATATGGTGTTAAAGTGGTGCTATTTGAGCAAGGGGATTTTGCCTCAGGCACATCTAGTCGCTCATCCAAATTAATTCATGGTGGCTTACGTTATTTAGGCAAAGGACAGCTTTCGCTGGCTTTTCAGTCTATTCGTGCCAGACAATGGCTTAAACAACAACTGCCGGGTTTAGTTGAGCCACTGCATTTTATGATTCCCCATTATCAGGGGAATTTTCCAGGCCAGCATAGCTTTGGCTGGCTATTAAAAATTTATGACTCCCTAGCGAAAGAGTCTCAGGCATATTCGCTAAGTGCCCATCAAGTATTGACCAGACAACCACTGGTCAATTTACAAGGCTTGCAAGGTGGCTCTGTTTTTACCGATTGTATTAGTGATGATGCACGATTAGTGATGCGATTAATGACTGAAGGGGAGGCGGATGGAGGCATTGCTCTCAATTATACCAAAGTGACATCCATCCAACAGGGAAGAGGAGGGGTTACCCTTGAAGTCCAGGATGCTGTGTCTAAACAGTCTACTTCACTTGCCGTAAAAGCGGTCGCTAATGCAGTTGGGGCTTGGGTTAATGGTCATGATTATCAGCAGCCTTCACTTTATCGGATAAGACCCTTGCGTGGTAGCCATGTATTAATCCCTGGTTGGCGGTTACCAGTGAGTGGTGCGCTGAGTTTTTTTCATCCTGAAGACAGGCGACCTATTTTTATTATTCCCTGGCAGGGGGCCACGGTAATTGGTACCACCGATGTGGATCATACAGCACCTTTAACCAATGATTTGGCAATCACTAGCAGTGAAATTGACTATTTATTATCGGCTTGTAATCAATTATTACCTGAGCTTCAATTAACTCATTATGATATTCAAGCCAGTTGGTCGGGGGTGCGACCAGTGCTGGCAGGTAAGGATAAAGATGCCCCCTCTGCGTTAAGTCGAGAACATGTTTTGTGGCGTCGGGGAGCGATAGTGAATGTCACAGGTGGTAAGCTAACGACATTTAAGTCTATTGCTGAACAAGCCTTGGCTCTGTTAAGAGAGAGTGTGCAATTACCTGTCTCTCCCGTTAATCCTCATTGGTTTCGTCAAGTAACAAGACAGCCTTTGTTGCCTTTTACTCAGCTGTCTTTTACTACTCAACAGCGCTTATACGGCACTTATGGTACTTGGTTAAGTCTATGGCCATTGCAAAATAAGCGATCTCTACAACAATTTGCTCCAGCCCCCACACTTTATGCCGAGCTTGAATGGATTTTGCAACAGGAGCAGGTGGTACATTTAGATGATTTATTATTGCGTCGCACCCGCATCGGGTTATTATGCCCGTTGGGGGGAAGTCACTGGTTATCCGAATTAAAGCCATTATGTTGTCAGTGGCTAGGCTGGAATGAAGCTAAATGGCAGGCTGAAGTTGACCGCTATCTAACTATCTGGCAACAGTCTTATAGTCATCCTGAGTTGTTAGCGGAAGTAGCTTGA
- a CDS encoding cation diffusion facilitator family transporter, whose product MEIQNTNDNTFWLRFASAASVITAVILILVKAVAWFFTGSVSLLASLVDSVLDGLASVINWVAIRYSLKPADKEHRFGHGKAESLAGLVQAAFILVSGIFLVLNAIHHLKRQFVLESEWLGIGVIVFAILATLGLLTIQYTAIKKTGSVAIKADSLHYRADLLSNTAVLVALGLTAWGWPQADALIAIGIAGYMVYSARDILIEAINLLMDHELPDVTRQQITQLILQVEGVKGVHQLRTRRSGMTPIIQLHLELDKHLTLEAAHQISDQVDAAILNQFPDADILIHQDPV is encoded by the coding sequence ATGGAAATTCAAAATACAAATGACAATACGTTTTGGTTGCGTTTCGCTAGTGCAGCCTCAGTGATTACGGCAGTGATTTTGATCCTGGTGAAAGCCGTTGCTTGGTTTTTTACCGGGTCGGTCAGTTTACTGGCATCATTGGTTGATTCTGTGCTGGATGGCCTAGCTTCAGTGATTAATTGGGTAGCTATTCGTTATTCACTGAAGCCGGCAGATAAAGAGCATCGATTTGGTCATGGCAAAGCAGAATCATTAGCGGGCTTGGTGCAAGCAGCCTTTATTTTAGTGTCTGGCATATTTTTGGTGTTAAATGCCATTCATCACCTTAAGCGACAGTTTGTGCTTGAATCTGAATGGTTGGGGATTGGGGTTATTGTATTCGCTATTCTAGCTACTTTGGGGTTATTAACCATTCAGTACACCGCCATAAAAAAAACAGGCTCTGTAGCAATAAAAGCAGACTCACTTCATTATCGGGCAGACTTATTAAGCAATACGGCAGTATTAGTTGCTCTAGGGTTAACCGCCTGGGGCTGGCCACAAGCGGATGCACTCATTGCTATAGGTATTGCAGGGTATATGGTCTACAGTGCTCGGGACATATTAATTGAAGCCATTAATTTACTGATGGATCATGAGTTACCAGATGTGACTCGCCAGCAAATTACTCAATTAATATTGCAGGTAGAGGGAGTCAAAGGGGTGCATCAGTTAAGAACGCGCCGCTCTGGCATGACGCCGATTATTCAGCTACACCTGGAGCTAGATAAACATTTAACGTTAGAAGCTGCCCATCAAATTTCTGATCAGGTGGATGCTGCTATTTTAAATCAATTTCCTGATGCGGATATTCTTATTCACCAAGATCCTGTTTAA
- a CDS encoding TonB-dependent receptor domain-containing protein, with amino-acid sequence MPHFTPKPLFVSLFIAGQAIAANEAPVVLDEIVVTPTLTPTTVANSLAPVTLFTREAIEKSQAQDLPELLKRVPGLDVQQSGGTGSTTRIFSRGTATRHTLVLIDGIRINQPTSGQGQISLIDLDSVERVEIVRGPKAAIYGAAAMGAVINIITRKDTDKTLAPELKITRGSHKTEKYAGGISGKIEDTFYSLKLGYHNTEGFNRRTDDSRKENDGYRNNSINAYLKHNFSEKTSLSAYLFQNKGETELDFGGQNNQFTEFTIQTIGTELTHQFNDSLDLKLGVSQSKDFADFLNEDNSFPSQLDIKSYSRVAQLNWKLNEHHLLTTGYEYIDDHIVGSTSLTKRSRYNHAYFIQDQITYGNHDIIIGLRHEDNEQFGHHTSKQFSYGYWINDDLQVIASYGESFAAPNFNDLYSQDTFYRSNPNLKPEQAKHYELALKGFSQSGRWRVGIFETQIEDLIINKPFPSSGFIRENVNQAEIHGIEAELTTELLGWNYTTSLTLLDPKDKDTDSTLRARSKQLVNMSLNKTWNRYTLGVEWFLQGKRHNASFNSRDDLPGFGTVNLLQSYKLSDDITLQWKINNIFDKDYETNKGFEEDGINTLISLIYRPN; translated from the coding sequence ATGCCACACTTTACCCCCAAGCCACTGTTTGTCAGTTTATTCATTGCTGGACAGGCTATTGCCGCTAATGAAGCACCTGTCGTACTGGATGAAATTGTAGTCACCCCCACCCTTACCCCCACCACAGTCGCCAACAGCCTGGCCCCCGTTACGTTATTTACCCGTGAGGCCATCGAAAAAAGCCAGGCACAGGATTTACCGGAATTGCTTAAACGGGTACCTGGGTTGGATGTACAACAATCGGGAGGCACTGGTTCTACGACAAGAATTTTTAGCCGCGGCACGGCAACTAGACACACTTTAGTACTGATTGATGGTATACGAATTAATCAGCCTACTAGTGGACAAGGCCAAATTAGCTTAATTGACCTGGATTCAGTTGAGCGAGTGGAAATTGTTCGTGGTCCTAAAGCCGCTATTTATGGTGCAGCCGCCATGGGCGCAGTGATTAATATTATTACCCGCAAGGATACGGACAAAACCTTAGCCCCTGAGTTAAAAATCACCCGAGGCTCCCATAAAACTGAAAAATATGCTGGCGGCATTAGCGGTAAAATTGAAGATACTTTTTATAGTTTAAAACTGGGTTATCACAATACAGAAGGGTTTAATAGAAGAACAGACGACTCTCGAAAAGAGAATGATGGTTATCGGAATAACAGTATTAATGCCTACTTAAAACATAATTTTTCAGAAAAAACCTCACTCTCAGCCTACTTGTTTCAGAATAAAGGAGAAACTGAGCTTGACTTCGGTGGTCAGAATAACCAGTTTACTGAGTTTACCATACAAACTATTGGCACCGAGCTTACCCATCAATTTAATGATTCCTTAGATCTAAAACTAGGGGTTAGTCAATCAAAAGATTTTGCCGACTTTTTAAATGAAGATAACAGCTTTCCCTCACAATTAGATATTAAAAGCTATTCTCGTGTTGCTCAGCTTAACTGGAAGCTTAATGAGCACCATTTATTAACAACAGGTTATGAGTACATTGATGACCATATTGTAGGTAGTACTAGTCTAACAAAACGCTCCCGTTATAATCATGCCTATTTTATTCAAGACCAAATAACCTACGGCAATCACGACATTATCATTGGTCTACGTCATGAAGATAACGAGCAATTTGGTCATCACACTAGTAAACAGTTTTCCTATGGTTATTGGATTAATGATGATTTACAAGTTATTGCCAGTTATGGCGAGTCTTTTGCCGCTCCAAATTTTAATGATTTATATTCTCAAGACACTTTCTACCGCAGTAACCCAAACCTAAAACCTGAGCAGGCCAAACACTATGAGCTAGCGTTAAAAGGCTTTTCTCAATCCGGAAGGTGGCGAGTAGGAATATTTGAAACTCAGATAGAAGATTTAATTATTAACAAACCATTTCCTAGTAGTGGATTCATACGAGAGAATGTTAATCAAGCAGAAATTCATGGCATTGAAGCTGAACTAACTACTGAGCTATTAGGCTGGAACTATACAACCAGTTTGACCTTACTTGATCCCAAGGATAAAGACACTGACTCTACCCTACGCGCCCGCAGCAAACAATTAGTCAATATGAGTCTTAATAAAACCTGGAATCGCTATACCTTAGGTGTTGAATGGTTTTTACAAGGTAAACGGCACAATGCTAGTTTTAATAGCAGAGACGATTTACCTGGCTTTGGTACTGTCAACTTATTACAGTCATATAAACTGTCAGACGACATTACCCTGCAATGGAAAATCAATAATATCTTTGATAAAGATTACGAAACCAATAAAGGCTTTGAAGAAGATGGAATCAATACGTTAATATCCTTGATTTATCGACCTAACTAA
- a CDS encoding AraC family transcriptional regulator: protein MTSTIGSTSTAALSQFIKLAEHYGLAVEPLAKQAGINPNQLSSSSSRVSLAAMEKLLHQFIQLSNDPLFGLHAAQFVQPGSYHVLGYIAMNCATLAEAVNRIQRYEALVGDMGCSQLKPNAKGLVLNWHCQFTDPLVHQHMVDHCLASWVNYGRWITDRNENPQKIELTRAAPNLSAQAEYQQIFQCPVVFQAQQNAVWISHEHLQVPLRQADPGLLQTLEQHANQLISQLNSQDISQQVSATIQQMMPNIPKPAEVAAQLGISARTLQRRLQQKNTHYQALLDKVRLVTAKQILTNTQSTIEQTAHAVGFHDVRSFRRRFKQWTGLSPSEYRVKQDLGE, encoded by the coding sequence ATGACAAGTACTATCGGATCAACCTCAACCGCAGCCTTAAGCCAATTTATTAAGCTGGCAGAGCATTATGGCCTAGCTGTTGAACCATTGGCCAAACAAGCAGGTATTAATCCAAATCAGTTATCGTCTAGCAGCTCAAGGGTATCGTTAGCGGCGATGGAAAAACTGTTACACCAGTTTATTCAACTGAGTAATGACCCCTTGTTTGGCCTGCACGCAGCGCAATTTGTTCAGCCTGGTTCCTACCATGTGCTGGGGTATATCGCCATGAATTGCGCTACGCTGGCTGAAGCCGTTAATAGAATTCAACGTTATGAAGCGTTGGTGGGGGATATGGGATGCTCCCAATTGAAGCCAAATGCAAAAGGACTGGTTTTAAACTGGCACTGCCAGTTTACCGACCCATTAGTACACCAACATATGGTTGATCACTGTTTGGCCTCTTGGGTGAATTATGGACGTTGGATTACTGATAGAAATGAAAACCCACAAAAAATTGAGCTAACCCGTGCAGCCCCTAATCTGTCAGCTCAAGCGGAATACCAACAAATATTTCAGTGCCCAGTTGTATTTCAGGCCCAGCAAAATGCCGTGTGGATTTCCCATGAACATTTACAAGTACCGTTGCGCCAAGCCGACCCTGGGTTACTACAAACCCTAGAACAACATGCCAATCAATTAATCAGTCAATTAAACAGCCAGGATATCAGCCAACAGGTGTCGGCCACTATCCAACAAATGATGCCTAATATTCCTAAACCAGCAGAAGTAGCCGCGCAATTAGGTATCTCAGCACGCACCTTACAAAGGCGATTGCAACAAAAAAACACGCATTATCAAGCACTACTTGATAAGGTTCGACTAGTCACAGCGAAGCAAATTCTGACCAATACTCAATCGACCATTGAACAAACCGCACATGCCGTGGGCTTTCATGATGTTCGGTCATTTCGTCGCCGCTTTAAACAATGGACAGGATTATCACCTAGTGAATACCGGGTTAAACAGGATCTTGGTGAATAA
- a CDS encoding FAD-binding oxidoreductase, with amino-acid sequence MTIRRWNSWGWETVSYPLPEQATHFLMDQLGGATPLPAASLTDVLASVPETRLEAHPLVDCSAEVRVNHSRGQSLADWLALKSGQLGVIPDGVAMPTTSEQVAELLQWAKQHQYKIIPYGGGTSVAGHITPQAAEQPILTLSLARLNQLINVDKDSLLATIGAGATGPQVEAQLQSQGYTLGHFPQSFEFSTLGGWIATRSSGQQSLYYGRIEQLFAGGRVETLEGALNIPAFPASAAGPDLREWVLGSEGRIGVITEAIMRVSPCPSYESFRVVVLPSWEQAIALLKKLVRLRLGLSMLRLSDGVETDTHLQLAGHPRSINALRWYLQKRGCGQGMCMLTVGFTGQQKSQYQNKIKLCKQLVAQHKGVSTGEWLGKKWAAGRFRLPYLREALWQRGFLVDTVETAIAWSQINLLKEQLENAVANALVDEGEKTWVFTHISHCYPQGASLYTTFLFRQADNYTTTYARWQKLKQAACEAIVKVGGTISHHHGVGKDHAPYLKAEKGELGIQQIKNWLINFDPNQQLNPGTLLPNPLLPSTLTPDSDQEDISRLSQDEPTDNQLSVHHDACQQMA; translated from the coding sequence ATGACAATACGCCGCTGGAACAGTTGGGGCTGGGAAACAGTCAGCTACCCTTTGCCTGAACAGGCAACTCATTTTTTAATGGATCAATTAGGGGGAGCAACCCCGCTACCGGCTGCTTCATTAACGGATGTCCTTGCTAGTGTGCCTGAAACCAGGCTTGAAGCACATCCTTTGGTTGACTGCTCCGCTGAGGTACGGGTTAACCATAGTCGGGGCCAGAGCCTGGCAGACTGGCTAGCATTAAAGTCTGGGCAGTTAGGTGTAATACCCGATGGAGTGGCTATGCCCACGACCAGTGAGCAAGTGGCAGAGTTATTACAATGGGCAAAGCAGCATCAATATAAAATTATCCCTTATGGTGGCGGTACTTCAGTGGCTGGCCACATCACTCCCCAGGCTGCAGAACAGCCTATCCTGACGTTAAGCCTAGCTCGGCTCAACCAGCTGATTAATGTTGATAAAGATAGCCTTCTAGCTACCATCGGTGCAGGTGCCACAGGCCCACAAGTAGAAGCACAACTGCAAAGCCAGGGTTATACCTTGGGGCATTTCCCCCAATCATTTGAGTTTTCTACCTTAGGTGGCTGGATCGCGACCCGTTCCAGTGGTCAGCAGTCGCTCTACTATGGACGTATAGAACAATTATTTGCAGGCGGAAGAGTAGAAACGCTTGAGGGCGCTTTAAATATCCCCGCTTTTCCTGCATCTGCGGCTGGGCCGGATTTACGAGAGTGGGTATTGGGCTCCGAAGGGCGAATTGGCGTTATTACTGAAGCGATTATGCGGGTGTCACCTTGTCCTTCATATGAGTCTTTCCGGGTAGTGGTATTACCCAGCTGGGAGCAAGCGATAGCACTGCTCAAAAAGCTCGTGCGGTTGCGGTTAGGGTTATCCATGTTGCGCTTAAGTGACGGGGTAGAAACTGATACTCACCTGCAGCTGGCTGGCCATCCTCGTTCGATTAATGCCCTGCGTTGGTATTTGCAAAAGCGTGGCTGTGGGCAAGGGATGTGTATGCTGACAGTGGGTTTTACTGGGCAACAAAAAAGTCAGTATCAAAACAAAATTAAATTATGTAAACAGCTGGTCGCGCAACATAAAGGAGTCAGTACTGGGGAGTGGCTAGGGAAAAAATGGGCTGCTGGGCGGTTTCGTTTACCTTATTTAAGAGAGGCATTATGGCAGCGTGGTTTTTTAGTCGATACAGTGGAAACAGCTATTGCCTGGTCGCAAATTAATTTATTGAAGGAACAACTAGAAAATGCTGTGGCTAATGCCCTGGTGGATGAAGGGGAAAAAACTTGGGTGTTTACTCATATTTCTCACTGTTACCCGCAAGGGGCCAGTTTATATACCACATTTTTATTCCGTCAGGCGGATAATTACACAACAACTTATGCACGTTGGCAGAAGTTAAAACAAGCCGCTTGTGAGGCCATTGTTAAAGTCGGGGGAACCATTAGCCACCATCATGGTGTGGGAAAAGATCATGCTCCTTATTTAAAGGCTGAAAAAGGTGAACTAGGCATTCAGCAAATAAAAAACTGGCTAATAAATTTTGATCCCAATCAACAATTAAATCCGGGCACTTTACTACCAAATCCTTTATTACCGAGCACATTAACACCTGATTCAGACCAAGAAGACATAAGTCGTTTATCACAAGATGAACCAACAGATAATCAGCTGAGTGTACATCATGATGCCTGTCAGCAAATGGCTTGA
- the cobO gene encoding cob(I)yrinic acid a,c-diamide adenosyltransferase yields MTQTDEEKARYQARMAKKKAHIDQKVAEATEERGIIIVLTGNGKGKSTAGFGNVARCVGHGFKAGVIQFIKGTWACGERDLLEQHGVECHVMATGFTWDTQDKAKDTAAAQAVWQSGKAMLTNPELRLVLLDELTYMIRYGYLDESEVITALQNRPKQQSVIITGRGCPKALIELADTVSEIKPVKHAFDAGIKAQQGIDW; encoded by the coding sequence ATGACTCAAACCGACGAAGAAAAAGCTCGCTACCAAGCCCGAATGGCGAAGAAAAAAGCCCATATTGATCAAAAAGTGGCTGAAGCAACAGAAGAGCGTGGCATTATTATTGTGCTAACGGGTAATGGCAAAGGTAAAAGTACCGCCGGTTTTGGCAATGTGGCCCGCTGTGTGGGCCATGGGTTTAAAGCCGGTGTCATCCAGTTTATTAAAGGCACCTGGGCTTGTGGAGAAAGGGATTTACTGGAGCAGCATGGGGTGGAATGTCATGTTATGGCCACCGGCTTTACCTGGGATACTCAGGATAAAGCAAAAGACACCGCCGCCGCCCAGGCGGTCTGGCAATCCGGCAAAGCCATGCTTACTAATCCAGAACTACGACTGGTGTTGTTAGATGAACTGACTTATATGATCCGTTATGGCTATTTGGATGAAAGTGAAGTCATTACCGCCTTACAAAACCGGCCTAAACAGCAGTCGGTTATAATCACCGGCCGTGGCTGCCCGAAAGCATTAATTGAATTGGCTGATACAGTAAGTGAAATAAAACCAGTGAAGCATGCTTTTGATGCAGGAATTAAAGCCCAACAGGGGATTGATTGGTAG
- a CDS encoding diphthine--ammonia ligase, whose protein sequence is MSKAIVSWSGGKDSCLALYQALRQGYEIVALLVMMNDKMPFSRSNGASKTVLVSQAKAIDIPIHFVYSSWTDYETSLLAGLKELKQQYQAEACIFGDIDIIEHRKFEEKVVKAAGMTAHLPLWEQTRAVVSNAIIASGIKAKISVVRTTVMPNSFLGEDYHLLPFNQLEAMNIDVCGENGEFHTIVYDAPFFSRPIELGVKERHTIGDVELCEFVVLKGAAKKGIGE, encoded by the coding sequence ATGAGTAAAGCAATTGTCTCTTGGAGCGGTGGTAAAGACAGCTGCCTAGCATTATACCAGGCATTAAGGCAAGGGTATGAGATTGTGGCTTTGTTGGTCATGATGAACGATAAAATGCCTTTTTCTCGGTCAAATGGGGCATCAAAAACGGTTTTGGTGAGTCAAGCTAAGGCAATAGACATTCCCATTCACTTTGTATACTCCTCTTGGACTGATTATGAGACTTCTCTTCTTGCTGGCCTGAAAGAATTAAAACAACAATATCAAGCAGAAGCTTGTATTTTTGGTGATATTGATATTATCGAACATAGGAAGTTTGAAGAAAAAGTCGTCAAGGCAGCAGGTATGACTGCTCACCTACCATTATGGGAGCAAACCCGAGCAGTTGTATCAAATGCTATTATCGCTTCAGGCATTAAAGCCAAAATATCCGTAGTAAGAACCACTGTAATGCCAAATAGTTTTTTAGGTGAAGATTACCACCTACTGCCGTTTAACCAGCTTGAAGCAATGAATATTGATGTGTGCGGTGAAAATGGGGAGTTTCACACCATTGTGTATGATGCACCATTCTTTAGTAGGCCGATTGAGTTAGGGGTTAAGGAAAGGCATACGATTGGTGATGTGGAATTGTGTGAGTTTGTTGTCCTTAAAGGTGCCGCGAAAAAGGGTATTGGAGAATAA